One genomic segment of Myxocyprinus asiaticus isolate MX2 ecotype Aquarium Trade chromosome 14, UBuf_Myxa_2, whole genome shotgun sequence includes these proteins:
- the LOC127451941 gene encoding AN1-type zinc finger protein 2A-like isoform X2 — protein sequence MEFPDLGEHCSEKSCKRLDFLPMRCDACEEIFCKDHITYANHKCTSSYKKDVQVPVCPLCNTPIPIKRGEMPDIKVGEHIDRDCKSDPAQRKRKIFTNKCSKGGCKQKEMIRVTCDQCHLNYCLKHRHPLDHDCKTDGKPVSKSGHAALMRAQAPSSSNVAASSTRGSSRSMSNGVTARPQSISAQRTNAAFPPMVSPTAQNVMPTSVSFQAGLTEEQALQRALEMSLAESARASQPTTLSPQEQEDLALAQALAASEEEYRRQQQRQQGGVSKQSSCCLS from the exons ATGGAGTTTCCAGACCTCGGGGAGCACTGCTCAGAAAAGTCCTGCAAACGTCTTG ATTTTCTTCCTATGAGATGTGATGCCTGTGAAGAAATTTTCTGCAAAGACCACATAACTTATGCAAATCACAAGTGCACTTCATCTTATAAGAAG GATGTCCAGGTTCCTGTATGTCCATTGTGCAACACCCCCATTCCCATTAAAAGAGGGGAAATGCCAGATATCAAAGTTGGGGAACACATAGACCGAGACTGCAAATCTGACCCTGCTCAGAGGAAACGAAAG ATCTTTACAAATAAATGCTCCAAGGGGGGCTGTAAGCAGAAGGAAATGATCCGGGTGACCTGTGACCAGTGCCACTTAAACTACTGTCTTAAACACAGACATCCGCTCGACCATGACTGTAAGACTGATGGCAAGCCAGTTTCCAAATCAGG GCATGCTGCTTTAATGAGGGCTCAAGCCCCCTCTTCCAGTAATGTTGCTGCGTCATCCACTAGAGGGAGTTCTAGGTCTATGTCAAATGGAGTGACCGCTAGACCTCAGAGCATTAG TGCACAACGGACAAATGCTGCATTTCCTCCCATGGTTTCCCCCACGGCACAGAATGTAATGCCTACATCGGTGTCATTTCAGGCTGGACTG ACAGAGGAGCAGGCCCTCCAGAGAGCGTTAGAAATGTCACTGGCTGAATCTGCGCGAGCGAGCCAGCCTACTACTCTAAG TCCTCAGGAGCAGGAGGATCTGGCCTTAGCTCAGGCTCTCGCTGCTAGTGAAGAAGAATACAGACGACAGCAGCAGAGACAACAG GGAGGAGTTTCTAAACAGTCCAGTTGCTGCCTGTCCTAA
- the LOC127451941 gene encoding AN1-type zinc finger protein 2B-like isoform X1, producing the protein MEFPDLGEHCSEKSCKRLDFLPMRCDACEEIFCKDHITYANHKCTSSYKKDVQVPVCPLCNTPIPIKRGEMPDIKVGEHIDRDCKSDPAQRKRKIFTNKCSKGGCKQKEMIRVTCDQCHLNYCLKHRHPLDHDCKTDGKPVSKSGHAALMRAQAPSSSNVAASSTRGSSRSMSNGVTARPQSISAQRTNAAFPPMVSPTAQNVMPTSVSFQAGLTEEQALQRALEMSLAESARASQPTTLSPQEQEDLALAQALAASEEEYRRQQQRQQVARNLSRTPSREEFLNSPVAACPNVRWP; encoded by the exons ATGGAGTTTCCAGACCTCGGGGAGCACTGCTCAGAAAAGTCCTGCAAACGTCTTG ATTTTCTTCCTATGAGATGTGATGCCTGTGAAGAAATTTTCTGCAAAGACCACATAACTTATGCAAATCACAAGTGCACTTCATCTTATAAGAAG GATGTCCAGGTTCCTGTATGTCCATTGTGCAACACCCCCATTCCCATTAAAAGAGGGGAAATGCCAGATATCAAAGTTGGGGAACACATAGACCGAGACTGCAAATCTGACCCTGCTCAGAGGAAACGAAAG ATCTTTACAAATAAATGCTCCAAGGGGGGCTGTAAGCAGAAGGAAATGATCCGGGTGACCTGTGACCAGTGCCACTTAAACTACTGTCTTAAACACAGACATCCGCTCGACCATGACTGTAAGACTGATGGCAAGCCAGTTTCCAAATCAGG GCATGCTGCTTTAATGAGGGCTCAAGCCCCCTCTTCCAGTAATGTTGCTGCGTCATCCACTAGAGGGAGTTCTAGGTCTATGTCAAATGGAGTGACCGCTAGACCTCAGAGCATTAG TGCACAACGGACAAATGCTGCATTTCCTCCCATGGTTTCCCCCACGGCACAGAATGTAATGCCTACATCGGTGTCATTTCAGGCTGGACTG ACAGAGGAGCAGGCCCTCCAGAGAGCGTTAGAAATGTCACTGGCTGAATCTGCGCGAGCGAGCCAGCCTACTACTCTAAG TCCTCAGGAGCAGGAGGATCTGGCCTTAGCTCAGGCTCTCGCTGCTAGTGAAGAAGAATACAGACGACAGCAGCAGAGACAACAGGTAGCCAGAAACCTTAGCAGGACACCATCTAG GGAGGAGTTTCTAAACAGTCCAGTTGCTGCCTGTCCTAATGTGAGGTGGCCCTGA
- the LOC127451941 gene encoding AN1-type zinc finger protein 2B-like isoform X4, with protein MEFPDLGEHCSEKSCKRLDFLPMRCDACEEIFCKDHITYANHKCTSSYKKDVQVPVCPLCNTPIPIKRGEMPDIKVGEHIDRDCKSDPAQRKRKIFTNKCSKGGCKQKEMIRVTCDQCHLNYCLKHRHPLDHDCKTDGKPVSKSG; from the exons ATGGAGTTTCCAGACCTCGGGGAGCACTGCTCAGAAAAGTCCTGCAAACGTCTTG ATTTTCTTCCTATGAGATGTGATGCCTGTGAAGAAATTTTCTGCAAAGACCACATAACTTATGCAAATCACAAGTGCACTTCATCTTATAAGAAG GATGTCCAGGTTCCTGTATGTCCATTGTGCAACACCCCCATTCCCATTAAAAGAGGGGAAATGCCAGATATCAAAGTTGGGGAACACATAGACCGAGACTGCAAATCTGACCCTGCTCAGAGGAAACGAAAG ATCTTTACAAATAAATGCTCCAAGGGGGGCTGTAAGCAGAAGGAAATGATCCGGGTGACCTGTGACCAGTGCCACTTAAACTACTGTCTTAAACACAGACATCCGCTCGACCATGACTGTAAGACTGATGGCAAGCCAGTTTCCAAATCAGGGTAA
- the LOC127451941 gene encoding AN1-type zinc finger protein 2B-like isoform X3 translates to MRCDACEEIFCKDHITYANHKCTSSYKKDVQVPVCPLCNTPIPIKRGEMPDIKVGEHIDRDCKSDPAQRKRKIFTNKCSKGGCKQKEMIRVTCDQCHLNYCLKHRHPLDHDCKTDGKPVSKSGHAALMRAQAPSSSNVAASSTRGSSRSMSNGVTARPQSISAQRTNAAFPPMVSPTAQNVMPTSVSFQAGLTEEQALQRALEMSLAESARASQPTTLSPQEQEDLALAQALAASEEEYRRQQQRQQVARNLSRTPSREEFLNSPVAACPNVRWP, encoded by the exons ATGAGATGTGATGCCTGTGAAGAAATTTTCTGCAAAGACCACATAACTTATGCAAATCACAAGTGCACTTCATCTTATAAGAAG GATGTCCAGGTTCCTGTATGTCCATTGTGCAACACCCCCATTCCCATTAAAAGAGGGGAAATGCCAGATATCAAAGTTGGGGAACACATAGACCGAGACTGCAAATCTGACCCTGCTCAGAGGAAACGAAAG ATCTTTACAAATAAATGCTCCAAGGGGGGCTGTAAGCAGAAGGAAATGATCCGGGTGACCTGTGACCAGTGCCACTTAAACTACTGTCTTAAACACAGACATCCGCTCGACCATGACTGTAAGACTGATGGCAAGCCAGTTTCCAAATCAGG GCATGCTGCTTTAATGAGGGCTCAAGCCCCCTCTTCCAGTAATGTTGCTGCGTCATCCACTAGAGGGAGTTCTAGGTCTATGTCAAATGGAGTGACCGCTAGACCTCAGAGCATTAG TGCACAACGGACAAATGCTGCATTTCCTCCCATGGTTTCCCCCACGGCACAGAATGTAATGCCTACATCGGTGTCATTTCAGGCTGGACTG ACAGAGGAGCAGGCCCTCCAGAGAGCGTTAGAAATGTCACTGGCTGAATCTGCGCGAGCGAGCCAGCCTACTACTCTAAG TCCTCAGGAGCAGGAGGATCTGGCCTTAGCTCAGGCTCTCGCTGCTAGTGAAGAAGAATACAGACGACAGCAGCAGAGACAACAGGTAGCCAGAAACCTTAGCAGGACACCATCTAG GGAGGAGTTTCTAAACAGTCCAGTTGCTGCCTGTCCTAATGTGAGGTGGCCCTGA